The following proteins come from a genomic window of Oncorhynchus masou masou isolate Uvic2021 chromosome 25, UVic_Omas_1.1, whole genome shotgun sequence:
- the LOC135514074 gene encoding leucine-rich repeat-containing protein 43-like encodes MGSRTLSLAVEEQLRSLCLKDFPCGHGCWSKSRGSIFEEQSWGYSEQDEGREGAAKEEEEALMEHLTSPLSPWQHEGSWSPQARTLRELSVRTPELLHDNFIFSHFNTLRIVDKGVSIVDDGVLRFSNLRELVLSANKISELQAEYLPCTLQVLELYANQVSSLKGLSSQPLPCLQHLGLGCNRLGSPADIQYLTGTLWPQLVSLDLSWSGFQGQRALVDALVTLPCLRTLVLEGNPFTFTPSYPGFILDSLPRLLYLDATRVTPDDHHRFEGLAKMRDRIVDQAMATVTVRRIRGVPDPLLTVDESAPEFPVVSYSYFVNYEFLSQPPPGNKQAGSDTASTSDPMTPMVEKMDGGIVGIYQTPKENCEEETTNTPMPDTTARTMESLESNHCSIDVIMNSTHKLAWAESMDYDHTSVHSVGDLGSFKSFVLRGLWLTVEEEKVLSWPAPSGEQPITKSTTEKKGGKECARSPSNTCSNQKSKDKKKKKDSIMDLVQDTPIRRTLGSIHVPLQDLVSGDQRVDALCNLGVLLTEQSTRAMPPRDKDPSKKAKHDKKKEDKKTKSSADSAGGQKNVAPPSKSKGKGWKESQADFRMDDNSAPSPNQFESMTVEFTVHLDKWHSASEAHHLAHP; translated from the exons ATGGGCTCTCGGACACTTTCTTTGGCTGTGGAGGAGCAGCTTCGTAGCCTCTGTCTGAAGGACTTTCCATGTGGGCATGGCTGTTGG AGCAAATCCAGAGGGAGTATCTTTGAGGAACAGAGTTGGGGCTACAGCGAGCAGGACGAGGGGAGAGAAGGTGCagccaaggaggaggaggaggccctTATGGAGCACTTGACCAGTCCATTGTCCCCATGGCAACATGAGGGGTCATGGAGCCCTCAAGCCCGAACCCTGAGAGAGCTGTCCGTGCGAACACCTGAACTTCTCCATGACAACTTCATATTCAGCCACTTCAACACCCTACGTATTGTAGACAAGGGT GTCTCCATAGTCGATGATGGCGTGCTCAGGTTCTCCAATCTAAGAGAGTTAGTGCTGAGTGCCAACAAAATTTCTGAACTACAAGCAGAGTACCTGCCCTGCACTTTACAA GTTTTGGAGCTCTACGCCAACCAGGTTTCCAGCCTTAAAGGTCTTAGCAGCCAGCCTCTACCCTGCCTTCAGCATCTGGGTCTGGGCTGCAACAGGCTGGGTTCCCCCGCAGACATCCAGTACCTCACTGGAACTCTATG GCCACAGCTGGTATCTCTGGACCTGAGCTGGTCTGGCTTCCAAGGACAGCGGGCCCTGGTGGATGCCCTGGTCACCCTGCCTTGCCTGAGGACCTTGGTGCTGGAGGGCAACCCCTTTACCTTCACCCCTTCCTACCCAGGCTTCATCCTGGACAGCCTCCCGAGGCTGCTCTACCTGGACGCCACACGGGTTACACCGGATGATCACCATCGCTTTGAAGGCCTGGCCAAGATGAGAG ACCGGATAGTGGACCAGGCCATGGCAACAGTGACAGTGCGAAGGATCAGGGGTGTCCCGGACCCACTGCTGACTGTGGATGAGAGTGCCCCTGAGTTCCCTGTGGTCAGCTACAGCTACTTTGTCAACTATGAGTTCCTCAGCCAACCACCCCCTGGCAACAAG CAGGCTGGCAGTGACACTGCATCCACATCTGATCCAATGACACCCATGGTGGAGAAGATGGATGGGGGCATCGTTGGCATCTATCAGACACCAAAAGAGAACTGTGAGGAGGAAACAACCAACACTCCAATGCCAGACACCACAGCCAGGACaatggagagtttggaatctaaCCATTGTTCCATTGATG TGATAATGAACAGCACACATAAGCTGGCATGGGCAGAGTCCATGGACTATGACCACACAAGTGTGCATAGTGTTGGTGACCTGGGGTCCTTCAAGTCCTTTGTCCTTCGTGGGCTCTGGTTGactgtggaggaggagaag GTCCTCTCATGGCCTGCCCCTTCAGGAGAACAGCCAATAACCAAATCTACAACAGAAAAGAAAGGGGGGAAAGAG TGTGCGCGATCACCAAGCAACACTTGTTCCAACCAAAAATCAAaagacaagaagaagaagaaagactCAATAATGGACCTGGTCCAGGACACTCCCATCAGAAGAACCCTGGGCTCGATCCATGTGCCACTACAGGACCTGGTGTCTGGTGATCAGAGAGTTGATGCCCTGTGCAACCTTGGGGTGCTGCTCACAGAACAAAGCACCAGGGCCATGCCACCCCGAGACAAG GACCCAAGTAAGAAAGCCAAACATGACAAGAAGAAGGAGGACAAGAAAACTAAGTCAAGTGCTGACAGTGCAGGGGGGCAGAAGAATGTTGCACCACCCTCTAAAA GTAAGGGAAAAGGATGGAAGGAAAGCCAGGCAGATTTCCGCATGGACGACAACTCTGCTCCCAGTCCAAACCAGTTCGAGTCAATGACTGTGGAGTTCACTGTGCATCTGGATAAATGGCATTCAGCCTCAGAAGCTCATCACCTGGCTCACCCATAA
- the LOC135513615 gene encoding N-acetyllactosaminide beta-1,3-N-acetylglucosaminyltransferase 4-like codes for MRILFRNLRLSRWTIVIGTALVSLMGVIFMTMDVNVSLPYRGELRVWRKNHTGWHWNTSASTTPPLSQPTVDVFKCSLNDSMQNIPSSVPPPHRNFLMYKHCRTFPRLLSPTPCENDLFLLLAIKSTAIQVDRRIALRSTWGKRGYVQGKRVKLLFLVGKSLDRIQGFLLQQLLEWESRQFGDILQWDFEDSFFNLTLKEVHFLNWFTLECQWAHFVFKGDDDVFVHTSNLVEYVKGHKPSEQLFTGDIISRAYPIRHNQWKYFIPEEMYPNKPYPPYAGGGGYLMSRQTVLSLGVAVSSTDLFPIDDVFVGMCLQKINVTLTHHSGFRTFGFHQVVSHFNPCIYREIMLVHKLNPTEMWTMWSLLQDTKLKCFRLRI; via the coding sequence ATGAGGATCCTCTTCAGAAACCTACGCCTCAGTAGATGGACCATTGTCATTGGGACTGCGTTGGTGTCATTGATGGGTGTCATCTTTATGACGATGGACGTCAATGTCTCACTACCATATAGGGGAGAGCTCAGAGTGTGGCGTAAGAACCACACAGGTTGGCATTGGAACACCTCTGCCTCCACCACACCACCGCTGTCACAGCCTACTGTGGATGTTTTCAAGTGCTCCCTCAATGACAGCATGCAGAATATTCCGTCCTCTGTTCCACCTCCCCACCGTAACTTCCTCATGTATAAACACTGCAGGACATTCCCCCGCCTGCTGTCTCCAACACCCTGTGAGAATGACCTTTTTCTCCTGCTGGCCATTAAGTCCACAGCCATCCAGGTGGATCGCAGGATTGCGCTCCGGAGCACTTGGGGGAAGAGGGGATATGTTCAGGGTAAAAGGGTGAAACTGTTGTTCTTAGTAGGTAAGTCGTTAGACAGAATACAGGGATTCCTGCTGCAGCAGCTACTGGAGTGGGAGAGCAGGCAGTTTGGGGACATCCTGCAATGGGATTTTGAGGACAGTTTTTTCAACCTGACCCTGAAGGAGGTCCACTTCCTGAACTGGTTCACCTTGGAGTGCCAGTGGGCCCACTTTGTGTTCAAAGGGGACGATGACGTTTTTGTTCACACAAGCAATCTGGTTGAATATGTTAAAGGCCACAAGCCCTCTGAGCAACTCTTCACTGGTGACATAATTTCAAGAGCCTATCCAATCCGGCACAACCAATGGAAGTACTTCATACCAGAGGAGATGTACCCCAACAAGCCATATCCTCCATACGCTGGCGGTGGGGGCTACCTGATGTCACGTCAGACTGTGCTGAGCCTGGGAGTGGCAGTGTCCAGCACTGACCTCTTCCCCATTGATGATGTCTTTGTGGGCATGTGCCTGCAGAAGATTAATGTGACGCTGACACACCACTCTGGCTTCAGAACCTTTGGGTTCCATCAGGTGGTGTCACATTTCAACCCCTGCATTTACAGGGAGATCATGCTGGTGCACAAACTGAATCCCACCGAGATGTGGACCATGTGGTCTCTACTGCAGGACACAAAGCTGAAGTGCTTTAGATTAAGGATATGA